The nucleotide sequence CGGTCCGGGGACAAATTGAAGTTATCCCGACGCGACCCGTCATTGAAATTTCGCGACCGGACCTGGCAATGCCTTGGTACAGGTCCGGTTGCCCTATTTATTTGTTCGGCATCATTGCGGCATGATTCTCAGTGCGACGATTCCATGTGATTGGAAATTGTTGCCGAATGCCCGCTGGTGCCGCTGTCAGACAAAGTTGATCGATGCCACCGCTATCTACCTTGCTTATTGATATCGATGATACACTTGTTCACCAGTCGGGCGTCGCAGGTCAAACTTACCCATTGTTAGAACTGATTAAACAACAGGCCGCGGCCCAGGGCTTGGCAACCCGCAGCACGTTGCGAGCAATTCAGGATGTGTTGGATGCGGTCTATTGGACCTGGAGCGATTTCCTTGCCGCGGTCGGCGTTGATCCGGTAGAGTTTTGGCTACAGGCGGACCTGATCGAATCACGACGGACGACGGTCCTCGATCCGCAGATTTCAGCTCGGCTGGCGCGATTGCAACAGGCGGGTTATCGGCTGTGCATCACCAGCAACAACCCGGTCGACGGCATACGGCACAAGTTGCGACTGGCGGGATTCGATTCACAGACGCAACAGAATCTGTTTATGGACTTTTTCGGTACCAACAATTGTCGGGCCAACAAGGGGCAGGTGCAGTTCTGGCGTTGTGTGGTCGGTCAGTTGCGGGTTGCGCCGGAAACGATAGCGGTGATCGGCGACAATCCCATCGAAGATGGTCAGATTCCCAGCACCGTCGGGATCAATCGATGGTTTCCGATAGGGACGAATCAGACGGACCATCCGGCGGATTGTTGGGCGGCAGCGGAGCGTCAGTTGCTGGATCATCGATCATCCAATTCCACCACTCGCCATTGATCCGTCATGCATCTATTTGATTGGATCATTGTTGTTTCGGTCATGGTGTCGGCTTTGGCGATCGCCGTCTACGCGCGTCGCCTGGTGCGAAGTGTGTCGGGATACTTGGTGGCCGAGCGTTCCGCGGGGCGTTATCTGTTGGTGGTATCCAATGGAATGGCTGGCTTGGGAGCGATCACAATCGTTGCCCAGTTTGAAATGTTTTATGACGCGGGGCTCACCGCAAACTGGTGGATGCTGTTGTCGATTCCCGCGACTCTGGTGATCGCCTTAAGCGGATGGGTCTACTATCGATTTCGCCAGACGCGGGCGATGACGTTGGGCGAGTTTTTGGGGCAGCGGTACAGCCAGCGATTTCGAGTTTTCGCAGGGGTGTTAGCGTTCGTCTCGGGCGTTTTGAACTTTGGGATCTTCCCG is from Crateriforma conspicua and encodes:
- a CDS encoding HAD family hydrolase, with the protein product MPPLSTLLIDIDDTLVHQSGVAGQTYPLLELIKQQAAAQGLATRSTLRAIQDVLDAVYWTWSDFLAAVGVDPVEFWLQADLIESRRTTVLDPQISARLARLQQAGYRLCITSNNPVDGIRHKLRLAGFDSQTQQNLFMDFFGTNNCRANKGQVQFWRCVVGQLRVAPETIAVIGDNPIEDGQIPSTVGINRWFPIGTNQTDHPADCWAAAERQLLDHRSSNSTTRH